The genomic window TGGACTCTATGGCTCGAAATGCACGTCTGGATGCTTTACAATTGCCCAAAGCCTGGATTAATGGCTCTGGGCTCCTGCAACACTTGAAGTTCAACAACCCTTTCTACTTCAGCTTTAGCCGATGCACCTTGTCCGGTGGGCACCTGATCCAGAGGGTTATTAACGGTGGGAAGGATCTTAAAAGCCTGACCAGTTTGAACCTCAGTGGCTGTGTTCACTGTCTGGCTCCGGAGTCCCTGTTTCGCAAAGCAGAGGACGACATTGACAGCAGCATTCTGGAGAGCCTGGTGGTGTCTTGCTGCAACCTGAGACACCTcaacctctctgcagctcaccaCCACAGCTCAGAGAGCATAGGGAATCACTTGTGCCAGCTTCTGTCCCGCCTGAAGCACCTGCTCTCCTTAGCACTGCCGGTCTGCTCCATCACAAACGTTGCTGCGAACGTGGAAAAGCCTCCCGCGGCCTCCAGTTTGGTGCCCCAGGCGTTGGGAAGGAAGGTTCGCATTGGGATACAGACGTGTCCGAGGAACTTGGCAGAGCAGGCCAATCAGAAGATAGAGTCCTCGGTGTTCTGGGCTCTGATGGGAAGCCTCCGGTTCTTGGAAACCTTGGAAATCATTGGGTCCAGTTTCTCCTCCGCCATGCCCCGCAACGAGCCAGCCATTCGCAACTCGTTGCCTCCTTGTGTCAGGGCGCAGAGCGTGGGGGATTCAGAGGTGGCTGCCATTAGCCAATTGACTTACTTGCAGAGCCTCACCTTAGCACAGCTGCCAAATATCCTCACTGGCTCCGGGCTCGTTAGCATCGGATTGCAGTGCCAGCAGTTGCGGACTCTCTCCTTGGCCAACCTGGGCATGATGGGGAAGGTGGGCTACATGTCTGCTCTCATGGACATGCTGAAACACTGCAAGTGCTTGAGAGATCTCAGGTGAGGGGCTGCTGTTTCACATCTCCGTCGTGTTCATGGCTTTATAGAAATGCAGTGCCTGGTTTGTTTTAGCTGGTGTTAAAACTGCTTGTGTCCCTGTTCTGGTCACAAGGAGTTGCAGTGGCTTGAAAACTGGGTGCTTTCCTTCCTGACttgtggagggcaggaaggcaaaGGCTCAGGGTATGCCCTTTAACCAGTGTTTTAAGAGCATAAAGCCCCTGTGCTGCAACTGCCTTCCTTTTAGATAAGGAAGAGTGGATGCTGCACATTGAGGAGCTAGCAGCCTTTGCTTATGTACTCTAGCtgcttttgtggctctgtgtgcatgcacatCTCTTAAACTTCCAGGAAGGAAGAGACTCCTCCAATGTCCAGATAATGCAGAGCTCTCCTTAGGTTTCCCAGTGAGATCCTCCTCTCCCTTTGGTTTGTATTAAAatcttgcctctcttttttgttattatttttctggtttattttcttttctagagAATAGATTGACACCATCCCAGCTTGAGGGTCTGTCCTCTTGGATGTTTCTGTCCTGTTAGGATTTGAAGGATCCTGCCAAAGGTCTGATTCTGAAAGGTGCACAAAGGTGCTTTACAGTAGCCAGAGTGTGCTTATGAAAGCAAAGGGCACAGGGAACTGTGATGGTTTCCATGCACCAGTGCATATGAACACAAATGTTGCTACTTGAGAaagatgcctttttttcccccttcttatttctttccttccttttttctttcttattcccctccccacccctttccATCAGCTTCTGTTGGTGAAACTGCTGGACTTGTCAGTCCCCCTGTCATCATCTGTTCACAAAGGGGTCTGAAACGCCTAACAGCAGTACCAGCAAGGTCACTCCTGTGCTCACAGAGGCAGTGTGACTAAAATCATTGCTTGTCAGCTGAGACAAGTCTCTCTGTGTGCATATTCCTGATGCACTGCCATGGGGAAGGGAGCCAGGGGTGACTGAAACACTTCAGGAGAGTTTTCATTGTCCACTGCTTCCCATTTCTAAGGGGGAAGGAGCGTGCTGGCCTCTCATCCAATGGATGGCACCTGTTGGAAATTCAGTTGTTTGGTGGCTTGGGTTAtgtctctttctccttcaggagGCTAAATAGCTATGGAGGAGCTAAGATCTGGGGAAGGAAGTTTGGGTCTGCAGAGTTCCTTCGCTCAGTCTAAACCCTGTAGTTTCCAGGGGCTTTGAAATGGAGGCCAGGAGTGATAAAGATGGGAGGCAGCATGGAGCCTTGCAGAAAGGATGGACAAGGatctctcctcctcacagccagGTGTTGCCACACAAGCTGTCATTGTTCTTTCTTGAGTCAAGTCTCAGGTTTTATATGGGTTTAAGAGGGTTTTAACGTTTAGCACTTCCTCCCCATAGTGTAGTTTCCTTTTCATGTGACtgatgctctgctgcttctgcccttttttccccccttctccatTTTCCACGCTGAGAAATGAGCTTCAGAGGCTATTCCAAAGCAACATTGTCATCTAGTGAGTGAGAGGCAGTACTGCAAGTGTGGCTGTCCTGTCTCTGAGATTAACCTAGAAACCTGCTGCCAGGTTCCAGGAGGTTCTCTGCTTTTCTGAGTCTGCAGTGGACTCATAACACCGTTGGAAAACTGGGGaggcttctcctttcctttatcTTAATGTAAAGCTATTGAAAGTGCTCAGGGGCTGTTAGGATCTCCTCAGGCAGTGCTACCTGACCAACAGTCACAGGCTGAGAGCCTAAACCAGAATTTATCAATTAACAGGATTAAATTGGTGAGACACCCCTGGGTACTACGAAAGCCTGCACAGAGATTATCCAGATCGGGCTGGGGCCGACAGCTTCTTACCACCTAATGGATTAACCTTCTTGGAGCTCTTAGCCTTGCTGACCCAATGACTGGGATTCCCAAGTGCTCTGAGGCTCTGTAGTAAATCTGCACTAAGCAGATGTGTTCTCCTGGTGGCACCAGCCCCGAGCAGCTTCTGCTTCCTGCAGACTGGTTTGTGTGAAGGAGCTGTCTGGTTACGCTGCTGGTTAAGATGGGGGGGGCTGGAGGATGGAGCAAATGGTGTCCCCCACCACCTGTTTCACTTACAAGTGATAGCCTTCTACCTGCTTGTGCCAGCAGTATGGCCAAGCAAACCCAACAGTGCCAGCTCAGAACTCCAGCTTGCTGGTCAGGCATGGCTTCACCATGTCATTTCCTTGCCCTGCTTTGGGCTGTGGATAGCCGTGATAGAGGATCCTGTCTCCCTCCTCGGGGCTGGGTGTTTCAGATAAAAGTTGAACTGATGATGGGATTGGTTCTCCTGTGGGAGATCCCTTGCCACCTTCTGACTGGGGAGCACTGATTGTGGTCACCTTTGCCTCAGAGACCCAAGTTCTACAATCAccatgtgtgtgtggtgtggatTTTATATCCCTGCTTCTCTCTGGGCAGTAAACTGAAGATAACCAGTTTGGTGCACTGGAGCAGTAAGTCCCTGTATCCACATCAGCTGCTTGGTGGAtggccctggaagtgtttcaaaagagcctggatgaggcacttagtgccatggtttggttgattagatggtggtgggtgataggttggacttgatgatctcaaaggtcttttccaacctggtttgttctgtatTGTATTCTGTATGGCAGATAgcaaagccaggctgtgctctcaTCTGCTGGTCAGACCTAAGGCTCATCTTACCCAGTGTCCTTTGTGCAGAATGAGGCTTGCTCCCAGCAGGCACTGGCATTCTGCAGTTCAGGGCCTTCCTGCCTCTTTGTGTCCTTGTCCCTTTAGCACACCCCACTCAAGAGCAGCTAGAAGCAAGAGTTCTGAGCTGGCACTGTTGGGTTTGCTTGGCCATGCTGCTGGCACAAGCAGGTAGAATGTTATCACTTGTAAGTGAAACAGGTGATGGGGGGGGAgacaccagcagtgtgcccagctggccaagaaggccaatggcatcctggcctgtatcaggaatagtgtggccaggaagagcagggaagtcattctgtccctgtactcagcactggttaggccacaccttgagtcctgtgtccagttctgggctcctgagtttaagaaagatgttgagttgctggaaggtgtccagagaagggcagcaaagctggggaggggtctggagcacagccctgtgaggagaggctgagggagctggggttgcttagcctggagaagaggaggctcagaggagacctcattgctgtctccaactctctgaagggaggttgtagccaggtgggggttggtctcttcttccaggcaaccagcaccagaacaagaggacacagcctcaagctgcaccaggggaggtttaggctggatgctaggaagaagttcttcccatcaagagagattggccattgaaatgtgctgcccagggaggtggtggagtcaccatcactggaggtgtttaggaagagcctggatgaggcacttggtgccatggtttagttgatcagatgctgttgggtgataggttggactcgatctcaaaggtcttttccaacctggtttgttttggtctatcctatcctatcctatcctactctatcctatcctactatcctaccctatcctatccgctccattctccagccctccatgaaggtgctgcctgccttctcCCTTGTCTGGAAGCAGCCCAAGAGTGGCTTGCCCATTGACTTGTCTTTCTTTGttcctgcaggctggagcagccctaCTTCTGTGCAGGTGCCCAGTTCTTCCAGGCACTGAGTCACTGCTCCTCTCTCCAGCGGCTTTGCATCGTCTCCCGGAGCGGGACTCTGCAGTCTGACGCAGTGATGTCATTCATGGCCAGCTGCCTTGAGGTCATCATGTGCCACATGTTTATGGGAGAATCTCTTACTGCTTGCAGAAATCTCCAGCAGTCCATTGTGCGGAGGTGAGTGCAGAAAGAGGCTGATGTGGAGTTTCTGGAGCTGTGGGAGATttatctccctctccctgctggccaAGGTTGGTGTGGCTCGCGGcgctccttccagggagctcaGAGGTACGGTGTAACCACTTGGCACGTGAACCAGCCTCTTGCTTTAACAAGAGTGAATCAGTGAAATGTTGGAAGGTATTCTGTGGATTTGTTGATTCCATTCCCACCCgtgttctctgcagctctgttggCCCGAGTGGAAGATCTGGAGGCAGAGCTCCATCGTAAATCGAGGGACGCTTTTTGCCCAAACAAAACATCTGCCGACATTTTAAGTACGGAGAGATTTGACCTTGAAGCTTCCCTCCTTGCTCACAAGTGACTAAGATAATGCTCTGTCCTCTAATCACTTGTAAATGTCACTTACTgacaatccccccccccccccccccccgccccccggcaGCACAATTCAAAGCCTTTAAAGGGTTGTTGTGAAGGGTTCTTcttggtgggggtgggaagtgtgtgaggaggtggggagggggggtagAATCACTACAAACTGCCTTTGCACGTTTGGCAGTTCTTAAGTGCATGTTGCTTGGCCCCTTGCAGTGTTCTGAGGCTCACGTGGTGGGGAACGTTTGTGTGTGAGCCGTGAACTGCATTTGAAAAGAGAGCTTTTAATGACTCCTGGCATTTTGAAACCTCCTAATAGTGGCAGTCATCTTACAAAACATTTCCCATGCAACAGACTTTCCATCACTGGCTGGTttgttggtgtggggtttttttgttgttttggttttggttgggcttttttttcccacccccccccccccttccctgtaaggctttttctctgccttcagtctgttttccttttgtcaCCTACTGTTTCTTTGCTCTGTTAAGCTCTAATAAAAATTTCAAATCACACAGCATTATTCCTGCATCCTAAAGGGTtgctcctcccacccccacttCCCCCCAGCCTTTTCTCCAGCTTCAAACTGACTTATTACATTTGGCTTCTTTCCACGGATCAAATCCAGAAGGGCCTATGACTATATTAGCTACCTACCAAACCACACACCAGACAGTTTGCTGCCTCTGAAAGGCTCTTGTGtcctgctggggggcagtggcTGTTGGAAACAGCCAAGTGTATTCCTTGTGATGTCGTGAGGGCTGCTTGGGAGTTTCTTTCTCACAGAGCTTCCCATCTTGGAAACACATGCCTTGGTTGATTGCAGTTGTGCTTCAGGGATCCTTAGAAAgaacccaagccctgcagctcctgggttgtgttgtttgtgtgtttgtttagcTCTCCCCTCTGAGATGCCACTGCAGtgctggccaggatgctgaTGTCCACTGACTGAGCAGAAATAGGCTCTCCTgtggtcttttctccctcttcttaTTTTTCACCTCCCATTGTGGTTGGATTCTCACTCCATTCTGTACCTCTTAATAATTCAAACCCTGGGAACTCTCCAAAGAGCAGCTGATGCCTCCTGGAAATGTTCCCCCCCCCCTATTTTTATATTTCTGGCTGTCAggctattttttcttcttttgtgttttattaATAGAGACATTTGTAGGAAAAACAGGCTCTTTTgaaggggggttggggtttttttttgcctttctgaaGAGAGCATCTGCTGCTCCCCTTGCCAACTCTACACCTGAAGTCATAATCCTCTGTGACATTGTAATCGGTGGCTCTGGAAACGATTTTGGTGTCACGTAAGATTACGACTTCAGGAGGAGGATAAGCAGGGGGAGCAGATGctctcctgagcagcagagatCCAGTTCTCATGCAACTGTCTCTAGTAATAAAATGGAAGGAACCAAGTACACAAAATGATGGGCAAGCAAAGCCTGGAGTCCTCCACGAGCCATCAGTGAGTCTTCAGCCACGAGACTTTTCCTAGTGATCCCATCCTCATCCTTGCACAAATCTGCCTTTGGACAGGGGTCAGCAACTGGCTTTCTCCTGGCTGCATTTTGTCTGCTACTCCAAGGGCAGAGAGCTGTGCAGTAGAACCTGTGTGTGAGCTAGTTCATGGCTTAAACCTATGGGTAGGGCACTGAAGCACACAGCATGGCTTCCTCTAGAAATGAGCTGCCAGCGTCGGTCTAATCCAGGCTTTAAATTGGAAGAGCCCATTGGGCAGCAAGTGTGAAGTGATCAGCCCTTGTGCCAGAGTGAAATAAGGTggtgtggggtggggtttttggttttgtttgtttgttgaatGTGTGCAGGAAAAACAGAGAAtgcctgggaaggaggaggtgagaggagggaaggcaagGCTGTCATCAGcctttctctgcttcctttcttGAGTGTGAGAtcattctcttctcccaaggaacaagtgataggacaagaggaagcagcctccagttgtgccagcagaggtttgAGTTGGACATGaagagcaatttcttcctcagaagggctgtccagagcagtggtggagtccccacctgCAGAGGGATTGCAAAGCCTGTGGTGACCTGgctgtggttggacttgatgactttaaaggtcatttccaaccaaaacagttctgtgattctgtggaattgATCCATTTTCCTTGAGTCCCAGCAAGGGTTATGGAGATGATCTTGTttaggctgagagcagccaggtgatTGCTGATTTTGAGCAGGGAGATGGGACCAAAGTGATTCCCTCTCTCCAAAGGCCTCTAAAAAGAGAAGTGTTGAGTGGAAAGTGCAAGTGGTAGAGCTGGGAGGACTTGAGAATGCCATCTAGTGCAGTTCAGTCCTTTTTCAGACATGGGTGCACAGGAGGATGCAGCTGACAGAAGAGGCTGGGACTGATTTGGGGAGAACAGACTGGTTTCTGCTGCAGTACTGGAAGATGATGTGTATAGAGGGTGTGGTGATGGGAGCTTGGGTATTAAATCTCTTGCCTCATACTGGTGGCTTAAAGCCTGAAGTGATTCTCAAACTCTTCCCCTTGACTGGAAAATAAGGTTTGTATTATGTATTTCTGTTCTCCTGCCCTGAGAAGAGAGTTGTTTTCCTGTCTGTTAGTCTTGTGACAGCTCTAAACCAGGCCCTGGGGTCTCCAGTTTTCTCCTGGGCAGTTTTCTGGTTGAGGTTTGCTGCTATTTGGGACAGATTAGTTTGTGTATTGAAGTCATTAAAAGCCTTTGATTCAGTTCTGCCTCTTTTGCAAGGCAACACAGcgagcagagcagccctcatCTGGAGCCCTCATCAGCAAACACGAGGCTTGCAAGggcaaggtctcctctgagctttagGGAAGACTGTTTCCCTCTGGGCAGATAAATCATTGCagtgttttttctttattcttctttcttctgtgtgATTGGGAGGGGTGATCTCCTTTATGGTTGGGGGGAGATGCTCTGTGCATAAGAGAAGAGCCTGGTGGTTAGAGGAGGAGATGTGGCTGGAGTGATCTGCATCCACTTCCCTGATCTTCCTCAGATTTCACATGTGACCAGTGGTCTGCTCTCAGTTTTGCTGTAAAATGACTTTTTAGAATCGTTTTTCCTATCACatggtgctcagctgctgccacccttcAGACAGCAGCAGATCCAACCAGCAGCAATGTCTGCCCTTTTCTGCTCAGACCCTGCCTTTGCCGGAGTGCTTGGCTCCAGGTGcctgtttgctttgtttcagtAACCCTTCTGTTTAAACCACTGATATGGCAATCCCAGAAACACCAAACTAGCACAGTTTGTGGACCCATGGCTGTATgtccaactgtcagcccagACCAGTtggctgtgcagagaggctTCTTTGCAGCAGAGGGTCGTTTCACACAGATtgacagaatgctaggggctggaagggacctcgagagctcctccagtccagcccctgccagagcaggatcacctagagcagatcacacaggaattcatccaggcaggctctgaatatctccagagagggagactctacaCCCCACCTGggcatgggcagcctgttccagtgttccatcaccctcacagggaaaacttttttccccatgtttccatggagcttcctctgcctcagcttcccccactgccccttgtgctggcagtgggcagcccccagcagagcctggctccagcccctgggcactcacCTGTcacatatttacaaacattaatgaagtcactcctcaggctcctcctctccaagctgaagagccctcagctccctcagcctctcctcgtaaggaaggtgttccactcccttcatcacttttgtggctctgctctggactctttcaagcagttccctgaggtccttcttgagctgaggggcccagaactggacacactattccagatgcagttgaggaggaggaggagaatctctctggacctactagCCACAGCCctcctaatccaccccagaacggccttggccacaagagcacatcgCTGGCTCCTGCTCAACCTACTTTACTTCTCCCTTTTTGAGTTGCTGCGCTGGGACTCCTACAGGCTGGCCGGGAGCCGTGTGTCCGTAGGCTGCTCCGGgggaccagcagcagctttcccgAGGgtttgcagggctgtgctgctgtgcagtaGTCAGTAGATGGAGCTGTGAGCCATGGAAGCTGGCCCCCTGCTCGCCCGTGCCTTGCATACCAAGTACTGGCGTTTGTACGGCGGTGTTGCTCTGCCCTAGAAATCCTGCGGGCGAGGAATTTGGATGACTTCAGGAGCGCACAGCTCCATGCTTTGGTTAGTGGGCACCTCACCAACGTGCAGAAGTTGCTTTCCTGGTGGAGCATACCAGCAGAAAACAGGCTTGGAAGAGAGGGGATGAGAAATGCTTTGGCAGCTATCCCCTTGGCCCCAAGGACAGATTTGCTTTTCCAGTGCGGTTCCTGGTAGAATTTGGTCGATTTTAGCTTCAACGTTTGGATAGCTCCTACCATTGGAACGATCTCAAGGACTTCACAAACAACACAGAGAATGCAAGCCTTTGAAAAGGCCTTGAGTAAACACCTTGAAAAGGATCAGGAAAGCAGCAATAAAAAGCAAGTCCAAAGCCTGGGGATTCTTCTTACACAGGGGGAAAGCAGCAAGGCGTGGAGGTGGGTTGTGGTTTACAGAAATGCactccaggctcagccacagcacagaTCATGGTCAGGAAGGGATGGGTCAAGGTCCAGCTGAAGTGTTTTGGgaggtggctggctggctggctgggcccAGCTGCTTccatctcccagcagctctgttagaatcatagaattcttagagttggaagggacctcaaggatcagccagttccaagtccctgccatggccagggacacctcacactgcagcaggttgctcacagccacatccagcctggctgcaaaaacctccaggagtgaggcttccaccacctccctgggcaacctctgccagtctctcaccagcctcatggggaggaacttcttcctaacagccactctgaatctacccatttctatttttgttccaccccccccccagtcctgtcactctctgacaccctcaaaagtccctccccagctttcttgtagcctccttcagatactggaaggccacaattaggtctcctcacaaccttcttttctccagactgaacaaccccaactccctcagtctgtcctcacagcagagcagctccagccctctgctcatccttgtggcccttctctggatactttccagcacctccagatccttcctgtactagaggctccagaactggaggcagtactccaggtggggtctcagcagagcagagggggagaatcacctcccttgacctgctggctctgcttctcttgctgcagcccaggatgtgaattactttctgggctgcaggtgcacattggtggctcatgttgagcttctcatccaccagcactgctgtcatCTCCTGAGGTCTGATAGCTGTTGGGAGATGGTATGGAAGGTGCTGTCTGGGGTGCTGGTGCAGCATCCTTTGAGAGCTGTGGTTGGGGGAAGGAGTTTGCAGTCCTAGCTCAAGCACTCTGCCGCTGTTCCTCTAGCCACAGtggctgcctggctccagcaaaTGGCTTTGCAGACTGAGTGTATGACTCTGAGGGTTAACCAATGCTGTGGAGTGCAGAGGCTTTTACAGTTTTAGGCCAGTCTGCCTATTCTGAGGATCCAGGGCCCGGAGGAACACTGACttacccttcctcctcctgcctgtgtcAGGCGTGAGCACTGCTGAGTTTGAAGTGACTTGCACAACAGGACTCCTGCCACTTTCCAGGAATAGCTATTTTGGTCTGAATTAGACCTCACTATTCAAGCTTCTGTGGCATTACCTAAATTTTCCCCTCCTAGTTCTTGTCCTCTTTCAACATGAAACTCTTGGCTGGATCTTACCTTTCCTTAAAAGGTGGCCCTGTGCGGTCGTGAGAGCCACGCTGCTTGCTGGAGGGGTGAAGCACCTTCCTGGGCCTCACTGGCAGTAACAGGGCTTTCAGGTGGGAGCATGGGGGTGAAGCTGAGTGTTTGGGAAGTGCTGAGTGAGCCAGTCCCTCTGCTGGCATGCAGCACAGGATTGAACTATCACACATGAATTTTTGCTTACTTCAGAGCTAAGCCTCTCCCCCTCAGCCGTGCTGCTGTTGCCTTGGATGTGTCTCCTTGCCTGGATTTTCATGGTGGGCTCATGCTCAGAAAAGCCCTTTTGGGTAATCCTTTTCCCTGTTAGGCTGGGTGGGAGGGGGCTGTTAGGGCAGTGAGTGAGTGCAGAATGGGTCTTTGAAGccagccaagccctgcagcGTCCCTGCTACGCTGCCCACCTGCCTTGCTGCAATTGTAGTGACACTGCAGAAAGCTGCTATCACCACCTAGGGCTTAGCTGAGATTTTTCAAGCtgcttttgcattttcttcaccaccttctcttccttctgacCTTGAAAGAGTCCCTCTGAGTGCACCACTGGCTTCCCTGGGTCCCAGCTCAGTAGCTGCCAGTCCCACTCCACTAGCCTAAGCATGTTGTGGGCTCGGGCCCTGCATCTGATTGCAGAAGATTTAATGTATTACTAGGCTGGTGTAGTGAATCATTAGCATCCTGTTCCAGCTTTCATTGTCTGTTTCATTTCCTGCTCTTGGAAACCCCTGAATCATTCTGTCACAGACTGAATAACAAACTGCATCCTTGTCAGCTTGTGTTACCCAAGAATTCCTTGGCGGGCTTGGCAAAGGCTGACTTtgctcgaggtgtggcctggACACCTTTGCTTCTGCCAGGGATGTTCTttatgggggggttggggggggtgggggtgtgtttCAAGTATTTTACAAGCCAGCACAGCTTGTGAGACCACCCTCCCCCCATTTGGCACATTAGTGTATCTTCTTTAGGGGCTACTCACTCAGCCCCTTCTTAAATGCATTCCTGTGGCTGACCCAAATGGCATGTTCTAACTGCTGGCTCAGGGAATTCAGTCCTGAGTCCTTCCTCAGTGGGCAGATTGGTTTGTGCATGAAATAGGTTTCAAGGAgtgtcctctcctctctcttggcTGAGTAATAACATTGGAATAGTGCTGTCGTGCTTTCCCTTCACGAGGGCGTAAGAGGCTGAACGGAAGCATTAACTGCAGCTTTAAAGCATTTCCATAGTAAAATAAATCTAATTGAGCAGTTATTGCAGTAGCTTTTTAATTTGTGGAAGAGATTAGGAAATAACTTTCAGCTTGCTCTGGCAGAGCACTCCCCTAGGACGTGTCCTGGGCGCCTTGGCATCGCTCTTTGGGTTCTTGTTCCCTCCCCCTCTAATTGTCCGGTCGCATTTGACTGATGCAGAGTTCAGCTggcaaaagaagggaagaagctgTGCCTGTGAGCGTGCTTGATGGAAACCTCAGCTCACAGGAGAAGTAGCAGAGTGTCATTCCTGCCTTGCAGAGAGAAACCACAGCGGAGAGATGCAGTTTGCCTTTGCTGGGGATGAGTCTGATGTGTGTTGCTCCTTCTCCGTGACATGATGCAGTGGCAGAGGATGCCGTGTTGGAGGTAGTGGCAGAGTTGGCAGTGTTGTGTGTGAATGGCTTCCAGAGTGCCTTGTGCACCCTTCTGTCTGGGGCTGGAGGCTGTAGTCGTGGGGCTTTAGGTGAGGGGAACTTGCAAGCCTTGGGAGGACTCGACTTTGTCCCTGTGGAAGTGAGGGGGTGGAAGACACCCTTAAAGGAAAGCACTTCACGGAGGAAATCTCTCATTGTGTGAAGttaagagcagcctgaaggaaTCACAACAGCTTTCCTCAAGAACATTTGAAGTCTGTTTTGGAGGTTAGGCAATGAAGTCTGCTCAGCTTGGGTACTCTGGCAGGGATGGAAGTGAGAATGGCACTGAGGATTGGGTCTGCTTCCGAGTCAGTGTGTGGAGGCTTCAGCCCCCTTGTGAGAGGTTTCTGGGGCATGACTGGGGTGCAAGGGTcctac from Dryobates pubescens isolate bDryPub1 chromosome 4, bDryPub1.pri, whole genome shotgun sequence includes these protein-coding regions:
- the FBXL18 gene encoding F-box/LRR-repeat protein 18; protein product: MFRCGEEIVSGDSEEENNGVNLMDFSDEILLHILSYVPSTDLVLNVRRTCRKLATLCLDKSLTHTVLLQKDYKVNKDKVKQLMRDIGKEIYQLNMAGCYWLPSSTIDHVTRCKNLVKLNLSGCHVTSLRLSKMLSTLQHLRSLAIDVNPGFDASQLSSECKATLSRVSELKQTLFTPSYGVVPCCTSLEKLLLYFEILDRSREGFMLSGQLMVGESNVPHYQNLRVFYARLAPGYVNQEVVRLYLAVLSDRTPENLHAFLISAPGSFAETGATKNLLDSMARNARLDALQLPKAWINGSGLLQHLKFNNPFYFSFSRCTLSGGHLIQRVINGGKDLKSLTSLNLSGCVHCLAPESLFRKAEDDIDSSILESLVVSCCNLRHLNLSAAHHHSSESIGNHLCQLLSRLKHLLSLALPVCSITNVAANVEKPPAASSLVPQALGRKVRIGIQTCPRNLAEQANQKIESSVFWALMGSLRFLETLEIIGSSFSSAMPRNEPAIRNSLPPCVRAQSVGDSEVAAISQLTYLQSLTLAQLPNILTGSGLVSIGLQCQQLRTLSLANLGMMGKVGYMSALMDMLKHCKCLRDLRLEQPYFCAGAQFFQALSHCSSLQRLCIVSRSGTLQSDAVMSFMASCLEVIMCHMFMGESLTACRNLQQSIVRSFQADRPALNVVIFPLLHEDLTEVIRDVPMRHLDEITLFKSRVAEEPPNLWW